A stretch of Labrus mixtus chromosome 7, fLabMix1.1, whole genome shotgun sequence DNA encodes these proteins:
- the gxylt2 gene encoding glucoside xylosyltransferase 2 produces the protein MSGVISASSLVKSNPNMRIHGKIVVVVACFGVFLLLYFWRGNAAEDVVEEGEEKDGLSFPTSPELKPDIAFKLANKPPVGIVVRLEKPFGVRDRNMLIGGGGGGAGSKAKSKPRNLARTVTKHTQAEEVMHLAVVACGNRLDETLTMLKSALLFSLKSIRFHIFAEDSLAPQFKERLNQWPRSALAKFQYNIYPITFSVGNADEWKKLFKPCAAQRLFLPVILKEVDSLLYVDTDVLFLRPMDDIWRLLKSFNSTQLAAMAPEHEVPKIGWYSRFARHPFYGVTGVNSGVMLMNLTRIRRTIFKNSLIPTGLSWEDLLHPLYQKYKNHITWGDQDLLNIIFHYNPECLFIFSCQWNYRPDHCMYGSNCKGAEEEGVSILHGNRGVYHDDKQPAFKVVYDAIREFPFDDNMFQSLFYPIQTKFLDTVNTLCGRIPQVFLKQIERTMRKVFEEKVVRHVRPHK, from the exons ATGAGTGGAGTCATTTCTGCCTCTTCATTGGTTAAGTCGAACCCTAACATGAGGATCCACGGCAAAATAGTTGTGGTCGTTGCGTGTTTCGGAGTTTTCCTACTTTTGTACTTTTGGAGAGGCAACGCCGCGGAGGATGTTgtagaggagggggaggagaaggacGGTCTCTCGTTCCCAACTTCTCCTGAGCTGAAACCTGACATTGCATTTAAGTTGGCAAATAAACCTCCTGTTGGAATCGTCGTCCGCCTGGAGAAGCCTTTCGGAGTGCGGGACCGGAACATGCTGatcggtggtggtggtggtggtgccgGATCAAAGGCTAAGAG TAAACCAAGGAACTTGGCTCGAACTGTGACCAAGCACACGCAGGCAGAGGAGGTCATGCACCTGGCTGTGGTGGCTTGTGGGAATCGTCTGGATGAGACCCTCACTATGCTTAAATCAGCCCTCCTGTTCAGCCTTAAGAGTATCAGGTTCCACATATTCGCTGAAGACTCTTTGGCCCCACAGTTTAAAGAAAGA TTGAACCAGTGGCCTCGCTCTGCCTTAGCCAAGTTCCAGTACAATATCTACCCCATTACCTTCTCTGTTGGGAACGCTGACGAGTGGAAGAAGCTCTTCAAGCCCTGTGCTGCTCAGAGACTCTTCCTACCT GTCATCCTGAAAGAAGTGGACTCTTTACTTTATGTCGACACTGATGTGCTGTTCCTTCGGCCTATGGACGATATCTGGAGACTCCTGAAGTCCTTTAACAGCACCCAGCTGGCAGCAATGGCCCCAGAACACGAGGTCCCAAAGATTGGCTGGTACAGCCGCTTTGCACGCCACCCTTTTTATGGAGTCACAGGGGTGAACTCTGGGGTAATGCTAATGAATCTCACACGGATCCGCAGAACAATATTCAAA aACAGTTTGATCCCCACTGGTCTTTCATGGGAGGATCTTCTACATCCACTTTATCAGAAGTACAAAAACCACATCACCTGGGGAGACCAGGACCTTCTTAACATTATCTTCCACTACAATCCAG AATGTCTCTTCATCTTTTCCTGCCAGTGGAACTACAGGCCAGATCACTGTATGTATGGGAGTAACTGTAAAGGGGCTGAAGAGGAGGGTGTGTCTATCCTTCATGGCAACCGGGGAGTGTATCATGATGACAAGCAGCCTGCATTCAAAGTAGTTTATGATGCAATACGAGAG TTTCCATTTGACGACAACATGTTCCAGTCACTTTTTTATCCCATCCAGACCAAATTTCTGGACACAGTCAACACCCTTTGTGGCCGGATTCCTCAAGTCTTCCTCAAGCAGATAGAAAGGACCATGAGAAAGGTTTTTGAGGAGAAAGTGGTCCGCCATGTGAGACCACACAAATAA